From the Quercus lobata isolate SW786 chromosome 6, ValleyOak3.0 Primary Assembly, whole genome shotgun sequence genome, one window contains:
- the LOC115994490 gene encoding pentatricopeptide repeat-containing protein At4g21065-like: MTCTRMKPMMDQGTLVAAIKRCARVRDLETIQAYMIRTNFTQDSFLLSKLIESYAITLPIRQIAHAYKLFSWTHQPNLFMWNTIIRGYSINDSSSLRAIALYKDMHLSGISSNSFTFGFVLKACCNLRRLEEGKMVHSQVLKMGIDYETHVVNGLIKLYTTCGRVDEARDLFDEMSERDLVSWSTMVSGYVQNGCSNEALVLFKQMQAQNVKADEFTLASVVGACGDMGAFDLGKWVHSYIDKEGIDIDIDIVLGTSLVDMYSKCGSLDNAIRVFEGMSKRDVMAWSTMIGGCAIHGFGEKALKVFHAMQSANVRPNSVTFTCVLCACSHSGLVKEGCQYFNSMSLDYGITPQIEHYGCMVDLFCRAGLVLRAHKFIQKMPIKPNAVLWRTLLGACKTHGYKELSESITREVLELEPHSAENYVLVSNVYASLGRWSSVSKVRSQMKHKKAKKQHGWSSIEMGFVVHQFVMGDELHPEIRQIYQMLDQMAKKLKQEGHVATTIDVLHDIDEEEKEHALGFHSERLAIAYGLLRLSKDSPVRIVKNLRVCIDCHSVIKLISSVYKRDIIVRDRIRFHHFREGKCSCNDYW, encoded by the coding sequence ATGACATGCACTAGGATGAAGCCCATGATGGACCAAGGCACGCTTGTCGCTGCAATCAAGCGATGCGCTAGGGTTCGAGACCTTGAGACCATCCAAGCCTACATGATCCGAACAAATTTTACACAAGATAGCTTCCTGCTTAGCAAGTTGATTGAGTCTTATGCCATCACTTTACCTATTAGACAGATTGCACACGCCTATAAACTATTTTCATGGACCCACCAGCCCAACCTCTTCATGTGGAACACCATCATCAGAGGCTACTCCATAAATGACTCGTCATCGCTCAGGGCCATCGCTCTTTACAAAGACATGCACCTCAGtggcatttcatcaaacagtTTCACTTTCGGGTTTGTTCTCAAGGCGTGTTGTAATTTACGAAGACTTGAAGAGGGCAAAATGGTCCATTCACAGGTTTTGAAAATGGGTATAGACTACGAAACCCATGTGGTTAACGGTCTGATCAAATTGTATACCACGTGCGGGCGCGTTGACGAAGCACGCGACCTGTTCGACGAAATGTCTGAACGAGACTTGGTTTCGTGGAGCACCATGGTTTCTGGGTACGTGCAAAATGGGTGTTCTAATGAGGCCTTAGTTTTGTTTAAACAGATGCAAGCTCAGAATGTGAAAGCTGATGAATTTACTTTAGCTAGTGTTGTTGGGGCTTGTGGAGATATGGGTGCTTTCGATTTGGGCAAATGGGTGCATTCTTATATTGATAAAGAAGgtattgatattgatattgatattgttTTGGGAACTTCACTGGTGGACATGTACTCAAAATGTGGGAGTTTGGATAATGCAATTAGGGTCTTTGAAGGCATGTCTAAGAGGGATGTCATGGCATGGTCTACCATGATTGGAGGGTGTGCCATACACGGGTTTGGTGAGAAAGCTTTAAAAGTGTTTCATGCCATGCAAAGTGCCAATGTAAGACCCAATTCTGTTACTTtcacttgtgtgttgtgtgcatGTAGCCACTCTGGCTTGGTCAAGGAAGGTTGTCAATATTTCAATAGCATGTCTTTGGATTATGGAATCACTCCCCAAATTGAGCATTATGGATGCATGGTTGATCTATTTTGTCGTGCAGGACTTGTGCTTCGAGCACATAAGTTTATTCAAAAGATGCCCATTAAGCCTAATGCAGTTCTCTGGCGAACATTGCTCGGTGCATGCAAGACTCATGGATATAAAGAACTCAGTGAGAGTATAACTAGAGAGGTGCTTGAGCTAGAGCCTCATAGTGCTGAGAATTATGTGCTTGTGTCCAATGTTTATGCTTCTCTAGGTAGATGGTCAAGTGTGAGCAAGGTTAGGAGCCAAATGAAACACAAGAAAGCTAAGAAACAACATGGTTGGAGCTCTATAGAGATGGGTTTCGTTGTGCACCAGTTTGTGATGGGAGACGAATTACATCCTGAAATCAGACAGATATATCAAATGCTGGATCAAATGGCTAAAAAGTTGAAGCAAGAGGGACATGTAGCTACAACAATTGATGTCTTGCATGATATAGACGAAGAAGAAAAAGAGCATGCATTAGGTTTTCATAGTGAGAGGCTGGCTATTGCTTATGGATTACTTCGCTTATCAAAGGACTCGCCAGTTAGGATAGTGAAAAATCTTAGAGTGTGTATTGACTGTCATTCAGTCATAAAGTTGATTTCTAGTGTCTACAAGCGAGACATAATTGTTAGAGATCGAATTCGTTTCCACCACTTTAGAGAGGGGAAGTGTTCCTGCAATGATTACTGGTAA